A part of Acipenser ruthenus chromosome 50, fAciRut3.2 maternal haplotype, whole genome shotgun sequence genomic DNA contains:
- the LOC117962503 gene encoding ran guanine nucleotide release factor-like: protein MQSNGTDAHPLFGGAFSAVLPPGFRDVSELREIPDNQEVFAHSHTDQSIIVELLEYQGHVTGRDAARYHFEDVACSNEAAGPGGSQVLSVEPLPAAQTSLQESESAWLLHGTQLVSKFNEEAENAVSVYLGLFRLPQYSTDALVTFNNPVTINPLSSSAVSESGQDAVPSPWSLEQFRLLLQTLRLLNPDVFG from the exons ATGCAGAGTAACGGGACGGACGCACACCCGCTGTTCGGGGGCGCCTTCTCCGCGGTGCTGCCCCCCGGCTTCAGAGACGTCAG CGAGCTCCGAGAGATCCCGGATAACCAGGAGGTGTTCGCTCACAGCCACACTGACCAGAGCATCATCGTGGAGCTGTTGGAGTACCAGGGCCACGTGACGGGCCGGGACGCAGCCAG GTACCACTTTGAGGACGTGGCCTGCAGTAACGAGGCCGCTGGCCCCGGAGGCTCCCAGGTGCTCAGTGTGGAGCCGCTTCCCGCAGCGCAGACGTCCCTGCAGGAGAGCGAGTCGGCCTGGCTTCTCCACGGCACACAGCTGGTGTCAAAGTTCAACGAggag GCTGAGAACGCCGTGAGCGTGTATCTGGGGCTGTTCCGACTCCCTCAGTACAGCACAGACGCCCTCGTCACTTTCAACAACCCCGTTACTATCAA tCCCCTCAGCAGCAGTGCTGTCTCAGAGTCGGGACAGGACGCCGTCCCGTCCCCCTGGAGCCTGGAGCAATTCCGACTGCTTCTCCAGACGCTCCGACTGCTCAACCCGGACGTCTTCGGATAA
- the LOC131721943 gene encoding BTB/POZ domain-containing protein 17-like isoform X1: MTAFNFGHRVLAANVGLIAAAEPSLIRFGFGHPVLAANVGLIAAAEPSLTIDPCKPSDSLNHLHEFAELFKNLFNNEDFSDVQLTVNGSLQLNAHKFLLVTQSDVFQTMLSSEHWPDSQQKSVKLTEEDQCVPHFEDFLRYFYTGSITIVTDNAIPIHMLANKYNVSNLRSSVENFMVTNVSIKGTPNPALLWRRYAKLADVTGLEEACENFLAWNMDQLMSSPEWTETDHDHLLALLKRDDLVVESEFTLLIGVINWIDQHPNQTEEILKHIRYPMIPPQDLFQYEPSAIKDQDARSFVLSQSSMAYQVNSVPIAVIKQSYDISSAAFTERIYTSKTNGSPFEVTQYSKQDKDSRRISLSTKHFQQKFDWSIDFYPKGQGPSYSFKGDDCAKLTCQLRNFSSAEQKYEHKLCILLMKFVDEVWCVRDVKTVSVGPCKQVTINNLLPLSARGQYVCNDTMKLHFTGQTFPEKDDDDEFPQPAKKLCIG, encoded by the exons ATG ACTGCTTTTAATTTTGGCCATCGTGTTTTGGCAGCAAATGTGGGTTTGATAGCAGCTGCTGAACCCAGTTTG ATTCGTTTTGGTTTTGGCCATCCTGTTTTGGCAGCAAATGTGGGTTTGATAGCAGCTGCTGAACCCAGTTTG ACTATTGATCCCTGTAAACCATCAGACAGTCTGAATCATCTCCATGAATTTGCTGAACTCTTTAAGAACCTTTTCAACAACGAAGACTTCAGCGACGTCCAGCTCACTGTCAACGGCAGCCTCCAGCTCAATGCTCACAAGTTCCTCTTGGTCACTCAGAGCGACGTCTTCCAGACCATGTTGTCCAGCGAACACTGGCCAGACTCCCAGCAGAAAAGCGTCAAGCTCACAGAGGAGGATCAGTGCGTTCCCCACTTTGAGGACTTCCTCCGGTACTTCTACACTGGCTCCATCACCATCGTCACTGACAACGCCATTCCAATCCACATGCTGGCCAATAAATACAACGTCTCCAATTTGAGAAGCAGCGTCGAGAACTTCATGGTGACCAACGTGTCTATCAAAGGAACCCCAAACCCCGCCCTGCTGTGGAGGAGATACGCCAAGCTTGCTGATGTCACCGGGCTCGAGGAAGCTTGCGAAAACTTCCTCGCCTGGAACATGGACCAGCTTATGAGTTCGCCCGAATGGACTGAAACTGACCACGATCACCTCTTGGCTCTTCTCAAGAGAGACGACCTGGTGGTTGAGAGCGAATTCACCTTGCTCATTGGCGTCATCAACTGGATTGATCAGCATCCAAACCAGACTGAAGAGATCTTAAAACACATCAGGTACCCCATGATACCGCCCCAAGACTTATTTCAGTACGAACCATCAGCGATTAAAGACCAGGACGCGCGCTCCTTTGTACTTTCACAGAGTTCGATGGCTTACCAAGTCAACTCTGTACCTATAGCCGTCATAAAGCAGAGTTACGACATCAGTTCAGCGGCTTTTACAGAGAGGATTTATACATCAAAAACCAACGGGAGTCCTTTCGAAGTAACACAATACAGTAAACAGGACAAAGACAGTCGTCGCATATCATTATCAACCAAGCATTTCCAACAGAAGTTTGACTGGTCCATCGATTTCTACCCCAAAGGGCAAGGACCCAGTTATAGTTTTAAAGGTGATGACTGTGCTAAATTAACATGCCAGCTACGCAACTTCAGCTCAGCCGAGCAGAAATATGAGCACAAGCTCTGCATCCTGCTGATGAAGTTCGTCGACGAGGTGTGGTGCGTGCGGGACGTTAAAACCGTCAGTGTTGGTCCCTGTAAACAGGTCACCATAAACAACCTGCTCCCCCTGTCAGCGAGAGGTCAGTATGTGTGCAACGACACGATGAAGCTTCATTTCACTGGACAAACATTCCCAGAGAAAGACGATGACGATGAGTTCCCCCAGCCCGCTAAAAAACTGTGCATCGGTTGA
- the LOC131721943 gene encoding BTB/POZ domain-containing protein 17-like isoform X2 — protein sequence MTAFNFGHRVLAANVGLIAAAEPSLTIDPCKPSDSLNHLHEFAELFKNLFNNEDFSDVQLTVNGSLQLNAHKFLLVTQSDVFQTMLSSEHWPDSQQKSVKLTEEDQCVPHFEDFLRYFYTGSITIVTDNAIPIHMLANKYNVSNLRSSVENFMVTNVSIKGTPNPALLWRRYAKLADVTGLEEACENFLAWNMDQLMSSPEWTETDHDHLLALLKRDDLVVESEFTLLIGVINWIDQHPNQTEEILKHIRYPMIPPQDLFQYEPSAIKDQDARSFVLSQSSMAYQVNSVPIAVIKQSYDISSAAFTERIYTSKTNGSPFEVTQYSKQDKDSRRISLSTKHFQQKFDWSIDFYPKGQGPSYSFKGDDCAKLTCQLRNFSSAEQKYEHKLCILLMKFVDEVWCVRDVKTVSVGPCKQVTINNLLPLSARGQYVCNDTMKLHFTGQTFPEKDDDDEFPQPAKKLCIG from the exons ATG ACTGCTTTTAATTTTGGCCATCGTGTTTTGGCAGCAAATGTGGGTTTGATAGCAGCTGCTGAACCCAGTTTG ACTATTGATCCCTGTAAACCATCAGACAGTCTGAATCATCTCCATGAATTTGCTGAACTCTTTAAGAACCTTTTCAACAACGAAGACTTCAGCGACGTCCAGCTCACTGTCAACGGCAGCCTCCAGCTCAATGCTCACAAGTTCCTCTTGGTCACTCAGAGCGACGTCTTCCAGACCATGTTGTCCAGCGAACACTGGCCAGACTCCCAGCAGAAAAGCGTCAAGCTCACAGAGGAGGATCAGTGCGTTCCCCACTTTGAGGACTTCCTCCGGTACTTCTACACTGGCTCCATCACCATCGTCACTGACAACGCCATTCCAATCCACATGCTGGCCAATAAATACAACGTCTCCAATTTGAGAAGCAGCGTCGAGAACTTCATGGTGACCAACGTGTCTATCAAAGGAACCCCAAACCCCGCCCTGCTGTGGAGGAGATACGCCAAGCTTGCTGATGTCACCGGGCTCGAGGAAGCTTGCGAAAACTTCCTCGCCTGGAACATGGACCAGCTTATGAGTTCGCCCGAATGGACTGAAACTGACCACGATCACCTCTTGGCTCTTCTCAAGAGAGACGACCTGGTGGTTGAGAGCGAATTCACCTTGCTCATTGGCGTCATCAACTGGATTGATCAGCATCCAAACCAGACTGAAGAGATCTTAAAACACATCAGGTACCCCATGATACCGCCCCAAGACTTATTTCAGTACGAACCATCAGCGATTAAAGACCAGGACGCGCGCTCCTTTGTACTTTCACAGAGTTCGATGGCTTACCAAGTCAACTCTGTACCTATAGCCGTCATAAAGCAGAGTTACGACATCAGTTCAGCGGCTTTTACAGAGAGGATTTATACATCAAAAACCAACGGGAGTCCTTTCGAAGTAACACAATACAGTAAACAGGACAAAGACAGTCGTCGCATATCATTATCAACCAAGCATTTCCAACAGAAGTTTGACTGGTCCATCGATTTCTACCCCAAAGGGCAAGGACCCAGTTATAGTTTTAAAGGTGATGACTGTGCTAAATTAACATGCCAGCTACGCAACTTCAGCTCAGCCGAGCAGAAATATGAGCACAAGCTCTGCATCCTGCTGATGAAGTTCGTCGACGAGGTGTGGTGCGTGCGGGACGTTAAAACCGTCAGTGTTGGTCCCTGTAAACAGGTCACCATAAACAACCTGCTCCCCCTGTCAGCGAGAGGTCAGTATGTGTGCAACGACACGATGAAGCTTCATTTCACTGGACAAACATTCCCAGAGAAAGACGATGACGATGAGTTCCCCCAGCCCGCTAAAAAACTGTGCATCGGTTGA